The DNA region agaaaaataaaaaagaataattgcACATCAGTGGCCTTTTTCCCGCCCAAAAGGGTAGTAATTACATCCAACTGACACTTTTAAGTAGTATAGATTACTCTATTATAGATAATTGTGTCTTTTTTCACTTCTGATATTCTATCAAACATTTCTCtcttcatattttttaaatttatatacttggaatttttttaaatatgctaTGCATATCTTAATTCCATAATGCTTTCGAAGTAAGCTTATCATATTTAGTACCCTCCAActagaggtgcccacggtttCCGGTTTcagttccgaaccggaaccgtgacaaTTTttacgaaccggaaccgtcgtaTTTGGAAtcgcgggccggttccggttcaagattttaCGACCCAAAATCctcaccgaaccgccggtttcacgGAAAAAAAACCCGACGGTTTCACGATTTCGGTGAGCTATCCGAGGTGTCAGCCGTTGGCAGCCTCTTGCATTTTCTCTTCTCACTTCCTACACTTGACAGACATAGCTAAGATTGAGCAAATAAAAGAAGGATTGTGAAGGGAATGGTGGTTTGAAAAAGTGAATAAGGTGAGTGTAGTTCAGAATCGGCTGAATTTAAGTAATGAAACGACCGTATTTATGGTGAGAGAGATGAGAGGGGAATCGGTAATGTACCTTTTTAAAATGAccgttgataaaaaaaatcaatttaaccTGCGGTTataaccggaaccggcggtttggatTTGactatttgatttggatttatgAAACAAGACAACACTGGTAAAACGTAAAAGCAACCTTACGTATCTATTCTTGGGAACTGATCGGCTATcgagagtttccgatactctcaataatggctaaggagattttcgccgttcccgcttccaccgtcgccgttgagcaagcttttagtgccagcggttgtgtcctagacgacaaaatgaccaatctctccgccaaaaacatggaagccaatatgttacttgatgattgggcaaaggcggacatgagagcacaagagccggatttcgacttccgtgtagagagtgatggtgaagacttTTCCACCGCTGACGAGGTCGGAAGCGAGGGCGCTCAACAATATCAATAATGGGGGGGGGGTGAATGGCGAGCACGggcgaccaaaaaggtaagcaaggtaagagaactacgtgagctttgattcctcaataaaattgtggatacgtaggcaactcaacttaaatttgaaaagtttaactttgaaagtttaagttgagctcaaacccttttcaattttttccttttccccccatttcatgttttttttatttatgttccgacgacacttgtaaattatatcacattgttgtatacttgtatatgtattataaattgtaatgtatcgttgtccgttacaactcaaattcaataaaatcgatatcattttcatcatattcgtcttatttcaatttaaattatccattgtcttgttccaatttattgtataagtccaaatttcaaattacatagcaaaaaaaacaaaaaaaccgccaaaaccgaaccggaaccgtgagaaCCGTCTGAAAatcggcggttcggaaccggaacgttgaaatagcctcacggttcggttccggttccgcctttCTCAAaactggaaccggcggttccgaaccggaactgccggtttactaaccgtgggcacctctacCTCCAACTTTCTTgccattttctttaaaaaaaaatcatgatttttttaaaatttatatacttaaaattcttttaaatttaatgAGTAAATATTTCAACTGCACCCTTTCCCCATTTTCTTTAGAAAAcgatttttgaaaaaaaaatagatttaaatacttcaatttttttagATTTAGCAGAGTTTCTCCTCATTTAATTACTGCACCAATTTTGTTGAATTCCATTACATGAAACTAACTATATATAGATTTTTTTCAATGCATCAATTTTGTATCTGAATTACATTACATGCTACTGACTATATATAGATTTTTGTTTTCAGAAACAAATTGCCATGGAAAATGAAGGAATCTgaaatagtattaatttataacaggAAAGATTATGACAGCTTTCACTCTTTCCCCGTTTTcctttaaaaaatgaatttcaaaaatatttttaagtttGTATGCATGAAAAGTTTTAAGCAATAGAAGATCAGGcacaagaaataaatatattctaatatcagaagaaataaatatattgtaatagttagatatattgtaatagaatagtatttttttaaaaagccTATGCAACACAATACAAATAGGCTGCCTCTACCACAAATTCTCGGTATATACAAATTGAGCTCATGTGATATTCTCATTAAGCGAACTTCATTTGtaaacgaaataaaaaaaatagctaCATAGACAGTCATTTTTCCTGCCCAAAAGAGTAAAATAGTACTTTCAACCAACTGCCACTTTAAAGTAGTATAGATAGATTTGCTCCAGGCCTCATCGGGCTGAGATTGGCTTTGATGGCCTAACATGAACCTTATTTTATCTACCAAACAGCCAAATAACACATATAACTCATATATCTTGGTCATATCTACCCTATCAAACAAGCACTTAATATAAAATTGACTAGTagcaacaaaataacaaacGTCGATAAAATCTTAACCTAATGCCCAAAAAATCAGCAAGAATAAGCCCAGCAACTGTTATAATCCGCTACTCCACATTGAGCCAGTCTATCCACGTCATCAATTATCGGCCAATTAAAAAGACAACGTCAGACGCTAACAAGGAAAAGATTTGTTTGGAAGAGAGAAAAGGATTTAAACAAGGAAAAGATTTGTTtggaagaaagaaaaggatttAAACAAGGAAAAGAGAAAGGAAATAATATAGAAAAATTAGGCAATATTGCTAAAATAAGATCACACTATTCGTCATCTTCCTCCTCTAtaaacatacatacatacacacacacaaatgCATTGCGTTGCAGTACCTCTCTCTCACTCGTTGAGATTATCGATAATTTGACGCGGCTAACGGATACGCGTGGATTGCGTGAAAATCTCTCTCGGATTTCGATCAAACTGATTTCAGATATTCGCTCTTTCGCCGTTAATTTCGTGTTTTTGTTGGAAAATCTGCGAATTTTGGTTTTATAGGGTTGAGGCTTCTCTTTGTTTAATTGGTGGCTTACCTGAAACGCTGTTAGCTATGGAGGATTCTGTCGTGATCaaggttttatttttgttacaaGTCCAACTTTTCTTTTTCTGGTTCTTTTTGTGTTCGTTCGTTGGGTTGAGTTACTGTAATTTTAGATGTTTGTTCGTTTTTATTTTTGCAACTTTAGGTGTATGGTTTAGGCTGTGGGATTTTTGCTTTTTAACGATTCTTCTCTGCGTGTCAATGACTGATTTTGTTGACAATCTGTGCTGTGATTTGTGTTTTCGTTCTCTGGTTATTTGAATCAATCGCGTGTTCTAAAATGGTTGCCTTATTATAGTAAGTATATCGATTTATTTATTGGTTTCTTGGTTTGAGTTCTTAATCATGTTTAGCATTCTGCAGGTCAAGTATGGGAATGTGCTTAGGCGTTTCAATGCCCCTATTACTGATGACAAACTTTTTGTGAACATGGATAGGCTGAGAGAGAAGATCCTTTCTCTCTTCAGCCTTGCTCCTGACACTGATCTGATGCTTACATAtcttgatgaagatgatgaggtCATTACTCTTGTTGACGACAATGATCTTCACGATATCGTGAAACAGGAGCTCGACCCTGTGAGAGTAACATTGAATGTGAACAATGTTACGAATGCGAACCAAACTTACTCTAATGTTAGTTATCCTCCTCTACCTCGACCAAATCTGATCACCAGAAACTCAGGATCTGCTGCAGGTGATGCTTTCAAGAAGGCAACATCAACAACCTGGTATCCTAAAAAAGATGATGTAGATTTGGGCTTAATTCGTCGTGTATGTGGCATTACACCACTGGAAAATATCTCAGCTGCTTCACCACATTCTGCTTCTGATGCAAATCCCTTTAGGGGAAGTCATGGTCAAGATGATAGCAGTGGGAGTTATTGTCATTGGGGGGTCGGTTGTGATGGCTGTGGCATAGTTCCTATAGTTGGCCCCAGGTTCAAGTCTAAAGTGTAAGAACTTATTTTGAGTctatttgtttatttctttgatTGATTTTATGCATAAGTTAATTTCGAGTTATTGTTACTAACAAGAGCTTTCCACTTGCAGGAAGTTGGATTATGACTTATGCCTAGATTGCCATAGTAAAATAGGGAATGACAATGATTATGTCAGAATAGACCGCCCAGAAATTGCTCGACATCATTTGCCATATTCACGGGCCAGGGACCGGGGTGCGATCCCTCGTGTTTTGAGATGTCTGAAGTTTGAACCAAGTGTTGAAAAGCTAGATAGTCGCTTCATCCAAGATGTTAACATATTTGATGGTGCTGTGATGGAACCTTTAACTCCATTTACCAAGATATGGAGGATGAGGAACAGCGGTACACTTGCATGGCCAAAGAAAACAAAACTTGTTTGGATCGGAGGTGATCAATTGACCGATGCAGAATCTATTGAAGTTCCGGTGAGTGGTATTCTGTCACACTTGATAAGGTTTGGAGGGATGACGTGGACTGTTAGGTTGTTGATTCTCTCTAACCTTGTCTAGTAGGAGTAATTAATTCTAGTTATTAATGTTTCTAAATTCTTGTGTATTTAGTCTCATTCTCATGATGTTCCCTTCCCTCTGGATAGCTCTGGTTGTGTGACTGTGTCAGGGAAAATCCTAATATGCATCTGGTTGCTGTTTGCCAGATTCCTGATGCTGGATTGCTGGTAGACCAGGAGCTTGATGTTTCCATTCATTTCATCTCTCCAAACCATTCGGGGCGCTATATCTCGTATTGGAGAATGGCCTCGCCATCCGGCGAAAAGTTTGGCCAGCGTGTTTGGGTCATAATCCAGGTTGACAGCTTTGATGTCTTTGACTATGTCACTGCATTTTCAGCTGACTTTAAGATTGCTTCTGTGTGTTTCTCCACAGGTTGAGGCTCCTGCTATAGAAGAAGAATCTCCTCGTGAGACACTCAGAAATTTGAATCTTAACTTGCCACCGCCACCACCTATCTTCAAgctgccgccaccaccacctcgtCGAACACCCATTGCTAGTATACCTGAATCTATTGAGCTTCGCAAAAAGAGTCTAATGGAGGATAAACTTCTGGGGGAACTTAAGGAGATGGGATTTGAACAGGTCGATCGGAACAAGCAACTCTTGAGGATGAACGGGTATGATCTCGATCAAGCAGTGGGTGATCTTTGCGGTGTTTCAGAGTGGGATCGCATCCTCGAAGAGCTCGAAGAGATGGTAGGCTCCCTAACTTCACCATCCTGTTTGCTTGCCTTACCACCCACATTGTTCAATCCGTGTTTCTTATAACAATTTTGCGTGTGACGTGTAGGGTTTTCATAACACAGAAATGAACAAGAAGCTGCTGACGAAGAATAATGGGAGCATCAAGCGCGTCGTCATGGACCTTATAGCTGGAGTGGAGGAGGTTTAGCAAGCATTGTTTAAGATCCACGTATATGATGGCTATGAATAAATGGTGTGGACCTCAAGGGGGCTTAGATTGTTCTAAATGCTtaatttatggtttttttttttaacttagtAGCTATTTTTATATAAGTTTTTAACATTGATAGACATTGCTCTCTAGTTTTTGGTATCTATTCATGTGTTTATTGCTTCATTCTCTTTGTTATAGACATGCCTGATCGATATCACTTTGCTAATGGTCAAGGTATGGTGCTCTGTGTTTGTCTCCTAAGCTTGAGATTTTCTTCAATGCAGCACAATCATTAGTAGAATAACTAATGattggtttatttattttttaaacaaaacATCAATCAAACAACAAGAATGAGTACacaaatgatgaagaaaattCTTAGCATAATGGTTCTTCAATCTTGTATTCCCTCCATCCGCAATTAAGAGTCGCGATTGAGTTTGATATGAGTTTTGAGGAATACGAAGGAAAGTGAGTGAAAAATAGTGAAATCTGGAATGTGTATTCTCATTTTTGtaaaatattgattttataataaattgagTAAAATAAGTTAATCGAAAATGATGTCtacttattatttattgtaAAAGGGAATCAAAGACTTCTAATTGTGGATGaactaaaatgataaatcaagaCTCCTTATTGCAACTGCAGGCgtacggatggagtatttcatTTATCATGTCAGATACGAGATGttgaaataataatttataatattgatGTTGAGAAGGAGTGAAAATGAAAACTATCAAAACAATACTTATGTTACTGCGAATATCATTTTATGACGTTCATACTTTCTTGCTATTGTTAACATAATAGaattataaaatgaaacttCGATGGAAATTATCTTTAAAAAAAGAACTAACATGGAAACTAAAGGCAAATATTTTATCTTgaaattaaaagagaaattAAACCTCTGTTATCTGAGACGTGTTTTGTTGAAGAGAATGTTTATGAATTATGACTTCATTACAATATGATAGCAGTATTAAATATTTAACTCTGCTAAGGGCATTTGtttatttaaatatgtataCATGAAACCGGGGAGAAAAAAATCTTGAGAAGAGACGAGGCTTATAAGTAGAGAAGCGTTAACAGAAGATTTGATGCTCAAGTAAAAGATGCAGTATGGAAACTACACCAATTAGACTAATAACACTATCATGGTGTTGATTGTCGTGGTTAAGCTTGCCTTAGTAGATCTTTACGCGAAAACTATACTGGGATTACAACTTGCTCACGGCGTGAGCCTAGTAATTCATGTATGGGAGAACATAGACGCAAACTAAGCGCACATATAAAAAAAGTTGAGTGGCCAGAGCTACCTGATTGTGTTGGAACTTGGATGATGTATGGACAAGAGAAGTGCATCAATACTTGCTACCATGTTTCCTCCCGTGACTACCAGCAGACTCGTACTGACAACAAGACTAGGAGAAGTAGCTTCATTTCAAAGCATTCAACATCGCACACACTTCATGAACAACCAAGAGAGTTGGGAAGAATGTGTTTGCTGGTGAACTTTTTCCTCCTCAGGAGGGAGTTTGCATGGATATGTGAAGGTCTTCCTCTAATGATCCTCGTGGTTGCTCATCCTCTATGGACACAACAAGACAGAAGAGTACTGGAACAAGGTAGCAAGCAACAAAACTGCAACTTTTAAAGATGCAAGTGATAGAATTTCAAAGGTACTGTTTCCAATCTATGAGTACTTACCATAGCATTTAAAAGCATACTTTCTCTATTTGGGGGGTTTTGCCACAGACTTGTATGACTCCCATTCACTTGTGCTTCTGCAAAGAAATTAGCAAAGTCTTCTTTCAAAGTTGTGATCAGTTCATCATGGAGGAGGCCTAAATGGCCGCCGgatcaaaattcaaaagatatGGCTCCTTCACTTTGCAAAAGTGGTTGCAAAGCAAGGAATAACAAAAAATTTGTGTAGTTTGTAGCTACTAGACATGAGTCATAACCTAAAAATGTAACAGGGAAATCAAAGTAAACAAATTGAAATAAACCAGTCTGGCATTTTATATCATGTGTTATACAACTGTACTTATTCCATACCACATAGTATCTGTTAAACGTACTGTTGTAGGTATGTGCATGTACTAAGAGCTTGGTGAACCATGTACGAGTACTATATTGCCtaattttgtgtttgttttcttattttattacaGTTATGCTGTAGTTGACTTCTTTGATAATTTTGCGCCATTTAAGCCACATTTATaaacccaaaaaaaataaattacttaaAAGTAGAATATTGGTTTAACGGACAGCAATCATCCAGAGTCGCAACATTACCTTGCATCATCTCCCACTACTCCTAGATACATTATTCCAAAATACAATAACACAAGGAAAATGTATGGCAACTGACTAAAGAAAGGCATCAGATTCATTCATATCCAAAGGGAAAAAGAGGAACATCTTTTGCAATATAAGTACTTAATCTCTTACCACATATTTCTGAGGAGCGAAAGAGAGGGCTGCAAAATTAGGCCAAAATCATGAGCAGGAGCTATGACTACCACAGCAGCAGCTACTCCATGGATGAATATCTCGAACGCCTCAACAGAATCCAACGGATGCCGAGCATGATTGGGGACTGTCCCAATTACCCCAACGTGCACGAGGTTCTCAACAAGAAGCCTACGAACAAAGACAAAAACAAATATCACCAGAAGAACCAACAGAGTCCAGAGAAAAAAGTTCACTTTGCTGAAATAGATATGCAGGTGGCTGATGCTGGTAAGCATGGTGTGGAGGATAAGTCGATCGACGTGGAGGCAGATggattcatcaagaagaagcACAAGGGGTTTGCACTTTGCAAATGGGACACCTTCAAGGTCTATTAAAGACTAAAGTTGACTCAGTGTCATGACAGGCTTACACATATTTATGTTTGATGATATCGCTTTATACTAGGATTTTACATAAATAAGATCTCTATCTTCTGCATCTATAGCTTGTGAAATTCTGAGTGGCATTTTCCAGTACTATACATTAGTAATTTAAACCTATCAGTTTTGTCTCTACTTCTTTATAGTTATGGTTTAGCCGTTTCGGGCAATGcatccttagagcatccgcaatgggcgccccattgctaatgcccttacTGTATCTTGTTTTACTACATTTAGCCTTTTTTTTCTTAGCAGAAACGAGATTCATAATTTCTTACTAGTCATAGCTCATCTAAGATTCAATTTCATGGTCAAGTTAGTTTCAGCTCCAACTCAGAGATGCGTGGGATTCATTTTCACGGTCACCTTAGTTTTCAGCATCCATTTATACATGCTATCTTCTAGAGATAGTAAAACCATAAAACAGTAAACAGATAATCTTATGAATCAAGATCTTAGTTTCAATCAGTCTGAAGACATAAATCGATAGCTCAACTAGGACTCCTCATTCAATTCAACAGATATACACCTTTTTCAGTTTCTGATAATCAAAATCTGAGGTATGCACCTTTTTGTGAAGATTTCTCCAAGCTCCACTGCCACAGTTGCTCAAGTAAAACAGATTCAAATTCATTTAATGACATGTCACTTgtcaagaaagaaaagaagaattacATATAGGTATGCAAGTTCATCAAAAAGGCATCATAAACCTCATATAGATATAGTAAGCTAAGTGAGATAGAAGTGGTCTTATCTCCGTTCTCTTCTAGATTGTTTCATAAGATGGCACCAAATTGCTATTATATCAGAAGCAATCGAAACCAATTTTCATTGAATTATAATAGTGACACACTGGAGCTCAACTAATATGTAATGCAATGCATTAGAAATGTAACCTCAAAATCCCCCAATCCTATATTACAAATCAAGCTATCTTACAACCACTGGCAAAACTAAATTCGCAAAGCAGCCACAGAATCCCCAATAAACCTCAACTTATCTTTATATCTACTCGATAATCGACTGAATGAGACCAGCACCTACAGTCTTCCCACCTTCTCTGATAGCAAATCTCATCCCCTGCTCACAAGCAACATGTGTAATAAGCTCAACCTCCAATTTTACATGATCGCCTGGCATCACCATCTTTGACTCCTCATCCTGATCATTCATGATCCTGACCACTGCCCCAGTCACATCAGTAGTCCTCATGTAAAATTGAGGCCTATAATTCGTAAAGAAAGGGGAATGCCTcccaccttcttccttcttcaaaacataAACCACCACCATAAACTTCTTGTGAGGCGTGATTGTGCCAGGTTTAGCCAGCACCATTCCCCTCTGAATATCAGCCTTCTGAATACCTCTCAACAATAAACCCACATTATCCCC from Salvia splendens isolate huo1 chromosome 9, SspV2, whole genome shotgun sequence includes:
- the LOC121746722 gene encoding protein JOKA2-like, with product MEDSVVIKVKYGNVLRRFNAPITDDKLFVNMDRLREKILSLFSLAPDTDLMLTYLDEDDEVITLVDDNDLHDIVKQELDPVRVTLNVNNVTNANQTYSNVSYPPLPRPNLITRNSGSAAGDAFKKATSTTWYPKKDDVDLGLIRRVCGITPLENISAASPHSASDANPFRGSHGQDDSSGSYCHWGVGCDGCGIVPIVGPRFKSKVKLDYDLCLDCHSKIGNDNDYVRIDRPEIARHHLPYSRARDRGAIPRVLRCLKFEPSVEKLDSRFIQDVNIFDGAVMEPLTPFTKIWRMRNSGTLAWPKKTKLVWIGGDQLTDAESIEVPIPDAGLLVDQELDVSIHFISPNHSGRYISYWRMASPSGEKFGQRVWVIIQVEAPAIEEESPRETLRNLNLNLPPPPPIFKLPPPPPRRTPIASIPESIELRKKSLMEDKLLGELKEMGFEQVDRNKQLLRMNGYDLDQAVGDLCGVSEWDRILEELEEMGFHNTEMNKKLLTKNNGSIKRVVMDLIAGVEEV